The stretch of DNA GAATGTCGATAATTTCTGAACCCTTGACCCTGCGAAGACAGCGAACATGACCGAACCCACGAATACCACCACGGAAGCAATCACCGCATCTACGGAGTGGGGCAATTTGGCCATCAGCGACCAAATCAGGCATCTTGAACTCGAAGGTTATCTCGTAATTCCGGACCTGATTCCGCCGAATCAAATGTCTGAGATCCGCGATGAACTCGATCGTCTTCCCACCATTTCCGTTGATTACAGTGAGAATCAGCGTGGCTGCAATGACGTGCAGTGGACCGATTCTCCGGCCTGCATTGATCTCATAGCGCTGCCCGCTATGGTCAAATTTTTGACAACGCTTCTGGGAGATGAGCTGATTTGCACCAGTTGCGGTTATAGTTTGTCCCAACCTGGTCATCCTGGAATTGCAATCCACACTGATGCGCAACCTTACGGGTCGAAGATCTTTGGTACTCAGGCCAGCAGCCCGTGTCTGGTCCGTGTTCTGTACTATCTTGACGATTTGACTCCGGAACGGTCACCGTTCAAGGTCATTCCACGTTCTCATTTGTCGCTGCACGCGGACGCCAACCCGTATCACCGCTATCTGCGTCACCCGGAAGAAGTGATGGTCACGTGTCGCGCCGGGTCGGCTGTGATCATCAATCAGACGGTCTTTCACGGGAATTATCCGAACGTCAGTGAGTCAGATCGGCGGATGCTGGCGATCGCCTACCGACCGGAATGGTCCGGACCGATTGTCGAAGTTCCTGACCGGGACCCCGAGCAGGTTGATCAGCTTCCGGAGCGTGTTCGACCGTTGTTCAAAAGTCTCAACACGCGTCGAATTGATTTCGATGTTCCGAATCGGCCAGCCAACATGCTAACCGAAGCTCCCGGCATCAATCCCAGCCGGTGGAGCTTATAGATGCGTTTCGTTACCGATCTGATGTTTACCGGTACGCCGCGCTATGACAGTTCAATCGGGCAGCAGACTGCGACCACAGGAAAGAGTCAACAGTGACAGCTCACTGGGAATCAGTGTTGTGTCTCGATTCAGAACGCCGTCCGGATTCCGGAAATGCGGAGGTACTGACTGACGCGATTCGGAAGGGAGCGGATCTCCGTGTCGGGACGGCGTTTCGGTACAACGAACACATCGATACGGCATCAGACAGTGACGAACTCATTAAGGAGGTGATGGATTTTCGGATCACGTACCTGATTGACGATCGATGGGTGGCGGGAATTCAGAATCTTCGTATGCCGGTCGCTCCTCCGGACGGGTTCGGGCCGCGCGAATCCATGTCGTTTTTCCTTTACAATCAGGATGGTCACCAGGCCATTGCCCGTCCGCACCTGGACGGTCGCAAAGCAACAGGTCAGCCGGGGGCGTCGCCGGTCAACGATTGGCCGGACATGCCCAAATATCATGAATTGCAGAGCTTTGATGCTGAAACCAATGCTCCCAGCAGCAATTTTATCTACGACTTTGAATGTTTTCGATTTATGGTGCGCTCCGGCTGGCGTGAAGTGCTGTCTCATGATGCTGATGGCAGAGTAACCAGTGGTGATGTTACTGAGCTGGCTGATTCGTTCGAACGTGGGGCAGAAGTCAAGATCGCTGTACGGGGGCTCTGCCACGATCTTTCTGATGACGAAGAAGCGTTGGTGGACCACGAGGTCTTTATTCATCTGGGAGCCTGTTACTACTACACAGATCAGCGGCTGTTCCTGGCGTCAGCAAATCCTGTGGTTCGAACGCGTCCTTCGATTCCTCTGGGCTACGGAAGTTGTTCCTGGGATTTCGGATGGCTCGTGCCGCGGACGGACGGCCATGTGGCTCGCTGGCTGTGCGATCCTCTTACCTTGAAATTTCGGCGTGAAACCCGACGCTACCCCATTCGCTGGTTTGTCAGTGAGTGAACTGATCATAAAACAGCAACGATAGTTTACTGACTATGTTATTGATCCGGAGTTCACGCTGCAGATGACCAGGAGTTATCAGACACATGGTGAACAGAATCAAGGTGGGGCTGTTGACGCATGCCGGCGGCGCCCATGTTCGGGCATATCTCAACGCACTGGCAGCTGCAGAACGATGTCAGGAAGTTGTGCTGGCAGATCCGGACGGATACTGGGAATCGGAAGCGAAACAGGTCCTGGGAAATAAACTGCGGTCTGTGTCACGGAATCATCGTCAGGTACTCAGCGATGATCAGCCTCAAATGGCACTGATCACGATGGAGGCAGGTTTGGCGCCACCTGTTATCGACGCAGCGCTGGAGGCCGGCTGCCATGTGTTTGCAGAAAAACCCTCCTGCGTGCGAGCTGAAGATTTTACGCCGCTCGTTCAGAAAGCGCACAGCAAACATCTGCACCTGATGCTTGCGCTGGCTAACCGCACAAATCCCGAGATCCGTGCCGCACGAAGAATTTTTACGTCAAACCGGATCGGAAAACTGTTTGGGGTCGAATTGCATCTTATCGCCGACCAGACACGCCTGACACGGCCTTCCTATCATAAGAAATGGTTTGCTGACAGAACACGAGCCGGAGGCGGGCATCTGATCTGGCTGGGGATCCACTGGCTCGATCTGGCGATGCATATCACCGGACAGTCGATCTCAGAAGTTGTCGGTTTTACCACGAATATCGGTGGGCAGCCGGTCAATATTGAGGACTCGGCAACCGCTGCGCTGCGGTTTGACAGCGGAGCGCTGGGCACGATGACATCGGGTTATTATCTGGACCGCAGCTATCATTCGCACATCAAGATCTGGGGTTCACGCGGCTGGATTCTGATCGAACCCATGAAAGATCAGCCGCTGACATGGTACACCACCGCGGGCGAAAATGCCGGCAGTCTGCAGACCATCGCTCAGAAAGAGCCTCGAGGTTACACGCCGTTCGTCAGCGAAGCGATTCGTGCCTGTGCAGATATGACGGAGCCTCCCATCAGCAGCGAACATAGTCTGCGTGCACTCAGGACCGTGTTCTCAGTATACTCGGCTGCCGAAACCGGCCGCGCGACAAAGATTGAACAGGCCTAACCAACAGAGTCGTGGTGGGACTGGTCACTGGTTGCTGAACGACAATGCGGATACCGTGAGCTACGCGGTGATCCGTTGAATGGTCAGACCGTTACAATTGGTATCAAAACGTTGAACCGTGAGGACAACGCGCCTGCGGGTCTGCCCTGTTTCGGCGGGGAGGGAAGTCGTCATTCCGATTTTAACACGGGCGCGTCCGCCGGACGTTTCCAACGAACACCATACGATCAGCGGTCCGGCTAATGCCCGGAATCAGCAAATCTGAAGGATTTAACAATGGGCTCTGACTGGCAGTTATCTCTGGAGCAGAATCGTGATCTTGAGGTCACTCATGGAAGTTCTGCGGCGACGGCGGAAACGCTCAGTCGTGGCGCCGATCTTCGCGTGTTTCTGGATGCCGAAAGCTACGAAGAGACGCTGTATTTCCAGCAAACGTATGTCGGCGAGAACGATGCATTTGCCGGAATGATGACTCATCATCATTCCCATTCGCATCGCGGTACTCTGGTTGATCAGCCGTACTTTAGCTTTTTTAAGTATGACACGTCGGGGGCATTCTCACAGGTCAAGTGGATGCTCGACAACGTGACATTCGACGAAAGCCAGCGGTATCAATACGGAGTTTATCGCTGGTTCACGTGCGATCGCTGGCGGGTCGTCTACGAGAATGACGCCGACGGTAACTGTGTAGCGGGTGACCTTGACGAACTCATGCATTGTGTCCGGCACGGTCAGACCGTCAAAGTTGGTGTGCGACAGCTGTATGGCATTCAGAACGACGATCCTGGCGGACCGGCACACATCTCATTTCTCAGCGTGATGCAGCCGCTGATTGAAAATGATCATGTTGGCGCCAACTGCGATTTTGTTCTGACCGGCGCGCCGCAATGGCCGTTCACATGGCGGGACGATTTACGAGTCGGTATGCTCTGGCCTTGGACGTCCGGCAGGATCGTCTGTCACCTTGTCCGGCCCGGTCATTTACCATTCCGGCGGACTGAGGTGCACCGCGGAATGCAGTGGCTGGTGGCCGATGAAGGGTGAATCCTCGATTTCGAAACGCCAACATGTCCGGTTCGGCGGATCGACAGTGCAGCGATGATCTGACTGATTAATCAGCTTTGTCTTTGCTTTTTGACATGGTTGGCCGCGTGCAGACTGGTCCTGACCGCGGACGGACCTCCGGAGACACATGCGATGTTTGACTGACGGAACGGCACAGATGCGGATGATTGACGAAACTCATCCGACAGCGTAATAACGGTTCGCAGAAAACTTATTGAATTCGATTGCGGAGTCCTCATGTCTAAAGATGTTGTGCTGATTGCACCGGAACATATGCTCGGTATTGATGCCAGGTACGTTCATGTCCTGAAAGAAGCCGGATTTGAAGTCATTTATCCTGATGATCCAACCTTTACACGCGGTGAAAAATCGGAAGCAGAGACGATTGAGCAGCTCAGCAAATGCTCGGCTGTGATCGCAGGGGGTGCTCAATACACGAAAAACGTGATAGCCGCGCTTCCCGATCTTCGTGTCATCGCCCGGTCAGGCGTTGGGTACGATAAGGTAGATGTTCCGGCTGCGACGGCCCATAACGTTGCCCTGACGATTACACCCAATGCCAATCATGAGTCGGTGGCTGAGCACGCACTGGCTCTGCTGTTTGGTGTTGCCAAGGGGGTATTGCCCAACGATGAACATGCCCGAGCCGGTCGCTGGCCGCAGTCCGAAACGCTGCCGATTCGCGGAACGGTGCTGGGAATCATTGGACTTGGCCGAATCGGTCGCAGCCTTGCTTCGCGGGCTATCGCCATGGGAATGAAGGTGATTGCTGCTGAACTCTATCCCCACGCCGAATTTGTCGCACAGCATGCCATCGAAATTGTCGAACTGGACGACCTGCTGGGACGGTCAGATTACGTCAGCGTCCACTGTCCGCTCAGTGAGGACACGCAGGGTCTGATCTGCGCAAAGACGATTGAAAAAATGAAGAAAGGTGCCGTTCTGATCAATACGGCACGGGGCGGCCTGCAGGTTGAAGCAGATCTGATCGATGCGTTGAAAAGCGGGCATCTCTACGGAGCCGGTCTGGATGTGTTTGAAGTGGAACCGGTCACTGCCGACAATCCTCTCTTCCAGCTTCCCAATGTTCTTGTGAGTCCGCATATCGGAAGCGGTGACAGCCTGTCACGTCTGATGATGGGTGTGGAAGCCGCTGAGTGTATCGTCAGTCTTCGCCAGGGGAACTGGCCGGAAGGTGCCGTGATCAATTCGGAGATCCGTGATCAGTGGGCCTGGTAGCGATGAAATACATCGGATATGAGAGTCTGATAGTGAGTTCAACGACTCCTGAACGTGGTCGCTACGTTTATGTTTGCACGCTGCGTAAACATGTTGGGTGATCAGCGGATGAGTCTTTACCTGACAATCGGCGGAAAAGAACATGCTGATGAAACAGAATTCCACCTGCCTGTGGTCAGGTGCGCCTGAGCCTTTTCGAACGATTTGGCAATGACGTGCTGTTCTGTGATGCTGTGGCAGATGTTCAGTCGAGTGCTTGGCTCCGGAATGTGGCTGAACGGCGACAGCCTGTCAGACTGCGTGCCGGTTATCTCCGGAACCGGAATGACACTTGAACCCCGGACCGTATTGTTCATGGTTTGCCTGTTGTCAGGCTGATTACCGGTAGTGGTTTTCCCTCATCACAAATGTCACAGTGTGGCCTTCACAGACTGACTTTTGAACAGTCTCGTCGTGGCTGCACCTGTTTTGTTCTGGCACCGTTTGATTCGTGAGTCTGCCAGGACGCCTCATGAGAGGACTGAGCCGATTCATCTTTTGCTGCCTTTCTGTTCCGGTGTGCTGGTCATCTTTGGCCTGCAGTGTCTCAAGCGTGTTCAGGAACGCGGTGTATCAACGTGGACATCGATGATCTGTGTCTGCTGGGGGGCGGCATGCGTGTTTCCGGTGTTGACATTAATGGGGGGGACTATGCCGCCGGCCGTTATGCTCTGGCAACCGGCTGTCGTTGGTGGACTGTTTGTTACCGGCCAGTTGTTTACGGTTCTTGCCGTGACGCACGGAGACATTTCAGTTGCGGCACCTGTGCTGGGAGTCAAGGTTCTTCTCGTCCCGGCAGCTTCACGTTTATTTGTCGATGAGGAGTTATCGATGCGAGTCTGGATCGCGGCTGCCATTACCGTTGTCGGAATTGCGTTTGTACAAACTCGTGACGCATCAGTGCATCATTCACGGATTGTGGCGTCTGTTGGCTTCGCGCTGTTAGCCGCCTGTTCCATGACGCTCTTTGATTTGCTGATTCAGCGGTGGGCTCCCGACTGGGGAGCGGGGTACTTTCTGCCAATTGCGATTGCCTGTGCGGCGATCTTCTCACTGGCATTCCTTCCGTTGGCCGATCGTCCGGCAGATCTGCGGCAGATGAGAGTGATACAACCGCTGGCAGTCGGTGTTTTTCTGCTGGCGGTTCAGGCAATCGGCATGACTCTCACGCTTGGGCTGTTCGGAGACGCAACGCGAGTCAATATCGTATATTCGTTGCGTGGTCTTTGGGGAGTTCTGTTGACCTGGATTCTCGCTCACCGGTTCAACGCATCCGAACTGGGA from Fuerstiella sp. encodes:
- a CDS encoding phytanoyl-CoA dioxygenase family protein; this encodes MTEPTNTTTEAITASTEWGNLAISDQIRHLELEGYLVIPDLIPPNQMSEIRDELDRLPTISVDYSENQRGCNDVQWTDSPACIDLIALPAMVKFLTTLLGDELICTSCGYSLSQPGHPGIAIHTDAQPYGSKIFGTQASSPCLVRVLYYLDDLTPERSPFKVIPRSHLSLHADANPYHRYLRHPEEVMVTCRAGSAVIINQTVFHGNYPNVSESDRRMLAIAYRPEWSGPIVEVPDRDPEQVDQLPERVRPLFKSLNTRRIDFDVPNRPANMLTEAPGINPSRWSL
- a CDS encoding phosphoglycerate dehydrogenase yields the protein MSKDVVLIAPEHMLGIDARYVHVLKEAGFEVIYPDDPTFTRGEKSEAETIEQLSKCSAVIAGGAQYTKNVIAALPDLRVIARSGVGYDKVDVPAATAHNVALTITPNANHESVAEHALALLFGVAKGVLPNDEHARAGRWPQSETLPIRGTVLGIIGLGRIGRSLASRAIAMGMKVIAAELYPHAEFVAQHAIEIVELDDLLGRSDYVSVHCPLSEDTQGLICAKTIEKMKKGAVLINTARGGLQVEADLIDALKSGHLYGAGLDVFEVEPVTADNPLFQLPNVLVSPHIGSGDSLSRLMMGVEAAECIVSLRQGNWPEGAVINSEIRDQWAW
- a CDS encoding Gfo/Idh/MocA family oxidoreductase — its product is MVNRIKVGLLTHAGGAHVRAYLNALAAAERCQEVVLADPDGYWESEAKQVLGNKLRSVSRNHRQVLSDDQPQMALITMEAGLAPPVIDAALEAGCHVFAEKPSCVRAEDFTPLVQKAHSKHLHLMLALANRTNPEIRAARRIFTSNRIGKLFGVELHLIADQTRLTRPSYHKKWFADRTRAGGGHLIWLGIHWLDLAMHITGQSISEVVGFTTNIGGQPVNIEDSATAALRFDSGALGTMTSGYYLDRSYHSHIKIWGSRGWILIEPMKDQPLTWYTTAGENAGSLQTIAQKEPRGYTPFVSEAIRACADMTEPPISSEHSLRALRTVFSVYSAAETGRATKIEQA
- a CDS encoding DMT family transporter, with the translated sequence MAAPVLFWHRLIRESARTPHERTEPIHLLLPFCSGVLVIFGLQCLKRVQERGVSTWTSMICVCWGAACVFPVLTLMGGTMPPAVMLWQPAVVGGLFVTGQLFTVLAVTHGDISVAAPVLGVKVLLVPAASRLFVDEELSMRVWIAAAITVVGIAFVQTRDASVHHSRIVASVGFALLAACSMTLFDLLIQRWAPDWGAGYFLPIAIACAAIFSLAFLPLADRPADLRQMRVIQPLAVGVFLLAVQAIGMTLTLGLFGDATRVNIVYSLRGLWGVLLTWILAHRFNASELGPSHRTMVMRLTGALLIGVSVLISVT